The Aedes albopictus strain Foshan chromosome 2, AalbF5, whole genome shotgun sequence region tgaatttgaagccgccatttaggatttaagattgccatcttggatgttttggtcgccatttttggcgtcctgGCATCTTTCCTacaaaaaaatatacttcattaaacagccgccatcttgaatctggagccgccattttggattttggaccaccatcttggatattctagtcgctatttttggaatccagacatcatccccatagtaaatataccaataatgcattgtttcaggccctaagaCTTCtttaaacagccgcgattttgaattcggagccgctatcttaaattttagatcgccatcttggatatcctgatcgccattttagaCTCTGAACggcttccctataccaaatataccaatactgcatgttttagagcctaaaactccataaaaAAAAGCCACCATattaaatttggagccgccatattcaattgttgatcgccattttggatattctggtcggcctttttggactccggacatcttcctcataccaaatatactcatattgcatggttttcgagcctaaaacttcattaaacagccgttagagcataaatctccatcaaacagccgccatcttgaaactgaagtcgccatcttggactttagatcgccatcttgtacattctggtcgccattttttggctTAAGACACctcccccataccaaatatacctatattgcatggttttagagccttaaacttctttgaacagacgccatcttgaatttgaagccatcatcttggattttagaccgccatcttggatattctagtcgccattttaggagtccagacatcttccccatatcaaatattcccatatagcatgctttaagagccaaaatttccattaaacagccgccatcttgaattttgagctgccacctaaaacatttggctgccatcttgaattttggggcaACATCGTGGAGCTTCTAGTCTCCAGTGTAGATTTCCGTCAACCATGCTTAAGGTTACACAAATCGCTGCAGCTTGATGTTTGATGatagggctagttcagttttatatacggccagttctaccggtgctggtccggatcactgaaatggccataactccggaacgtcttggtcaatctggaccattttttatagcaaacaattccggttcgattcaagctataatccgaaaaatcggccaatgggaagtgccttaaaagtgagtgaacttattttgcgcacatacatacatacatacatacatacatacacacatgcatacataatctcaattcgtcaaactgagttgattggtttatgcgacttgatcctccgagccttttttcgaaaaatcgttttttgagtgaacatatagttttttagtacactaagtgtacgagaaaggccaaacactactttcgagctctTTTGCttcagttatctaactaaaccaatagattccaagatctaataatctttcaaatgcgataagtttgaccattttctagtttaagccagtttgaggcaagcaaagtcaaaaacatgtaaagttcaattactacgtaacggttgagatttgaccatatacaTTAAACATTGTTTTTAccagtctgaacctgtttgcttgctatcgttcataaggttatcaaaaaatccgagctttgctgtgtcgcatacataggttcagttcaaatttatatttggccgctttcggagagacacccggaactggatacagcactaccggctgtcttcaatgtggtcctaacctatttctctgataaccagtcatcagattatcagaaaagccgttatttattgtatcgcatgcatgggtttggtactcgtttatatttgaccacatccgtcgggacccccggattcggttccggacaactatcggttcagatatggtctgatactgtttcctgctaatcgttcatcagtttatcgaaaatgccactgtttgatgtgtcgcatgcatgggtttggttcacttttatatttggccatttccggtgagacacccggaactgattccggaatacaaccggcagtcccGTATGTGGTCTGAGCTTGCTTCCTTAATATCCGGCCATCAGattattggaaaagccgtgattttatgtgtcgcatgcatgggtttggttcacttttatatttggccacttccggtgggacatccggaacactaccggttcagatatggtccgatatTGTttccctgctaaccgttcatcagattatcgaaaaagccgctgatgtgtcgcatgcatgagttatgttcaatttgatatttggccatttccgggggggggggggggggttcccaaaacaggttccggaacactaccggtacagatatggtctgagactattttcttgcttaccgttcatcagataatcgtaaatgccatggtttgatgggtcgcatgcatgggtttggtgcattttcatgtctggccccttccaggggtaccgatccggaacacctaaatggccataactccagaacggctcgaccgatccgaaccattttcaataggaaacaatgggaccagatgccgcgtctaatgaaccgtcggtcattaaaatcggttgaggtttactgccaaaaagtgatgtgagtttatttgtacacacacatacacacacatacacacacatacacacacacatacacacatacacacacacagacatcacctcaattcgtcgagctgagtcgattggtatatgtgactcgaccctccgggccttctatcaaaaagtcatttttggagtgaacatattgcctttccagtacacttagtgtacgagaaaggcaaaaatgatgaaatgcatccagtttgtTTTGTCTTAAACAAATGTCCcatccaaatttggttcaaaccCGTAATGGTCGATTACGCTTTCATTTCTTTATCAGTGTTTTTGTATGAAATCACTAATGCTAATGTTGTAAAATTCAAATATGCACCAGTTACCCAAAAAATTAATTGCTTTAGAATTGCAAATATGCCATCGGACTTCTCATTATATTGCAACATGAAGAGTAAATTTCAAAACTATATATTTTGTACTATATCCTATCGAGATGAATCGTCACAGCTTAAACATGGTTTAACTTCAACAACACTTTCAGAACTTTCCTCCGCATTTAATAGTGCGAAAGTCCAGCCGTTTTGATCACAGTGGTGGGTGCTGGAGCGTGGTAGTGGGCAACAGCCGGAGCAGCATGGACATAAGCTGGCTGAGCGATAACTTTGGCAACAGGCTGGGCAATGGCAATCTTGTGCACCGGTTGGGGGATCTTGATGTCGGTTGGCTCACGGTGAACGACAGCGTTGAATCCGTTGTGGTCATCAGCGGTGTATTCAACGGTACGCTTGTGGCCATCCGAATCGATTAGGCTGTACTGGCCATGAACCTGATCGCCGTGACGAGTTTCGTGCTGATCCTTAATGTCGCCGGTGTGCTCGTCGTGCACTCCGTACGAGAAGTCATACTGAGCGTTGTGATCGTCGTGAAGTTCAACCTGCTTCACGAGCGTTGGTTGAGCGATGGTCTTCACAATAGTGGGCTGGGCAATGGTCTTCACGTATGTTGGCTGAGCAACAGTTTTCAGCAGAGTCGGTTGCGGTTCGTGATGATAAGCAATGTGAGCGGGCTCGTGGTACGAAGTGTGCAACTGTTGGACCGGAACAACTCCTGCACTAGCAACGGCCAGTACGGCGAAAAGGGCTACAAACTGATATGAGAAAAGTTTAAGATTGATGTTTTCACCTCTTTCACTTCAAAACCTACTTTGAATGCCATGTTTTCAGAAGAATGAATGGTTTATGACCGGACGGCTTCGAGTTACTGATGACTTCCCTTGCATCCATGCCGTTTATATACTTAAGCAGTGCGAAGATAGTTCTTCGGGGTCTTCCTACGTCACAGTTGATGTGTATCCTTTTGCAGCGGCCTCTCGCTCAAAACTTcgcgaattttttttttgctcataaATGTGTTGCATTTTCCGCACAGCTTCCTGAACGTAACCTCTTCGTCTCACCTCTTAGGTGTCGTGTGTGGTACGGATGCAAGACCAAGCGAGAAACCAAGAGACACAGAGAGCGGGTCACTTCTCACGCTAAAGTAGATTTACACACTTGTTCCATCAGCCAAGTGGCAGTGAAGTAGTAGATTTTCTTTTGACTACCACATTATTTGATGCGAATATTCATGAAGTAATACAAATTCACactgttaaaataacaaaaaaaaaaaaacatctcattgTTATGAGTTCTTATCAACTTTTTCAGGATTACTGAAGCCAATCcagaattttattttgacttctgTCTTAACCActtcaaaattgtttggctgcaTTTTGTATTTGAAGGGGACAATAAATTTGTTAAGTTTTAATTACATTTCATatgaaattcattttttaaaCCAATCCTTTTGTCCATTGTTCGCCAAGCCGGTTCGTCACGCTAGATTTGGCtcaaaatgaagaaaacaacagttGATACTCTTAGGTATGTACAAGATTGTAGAAAATTATAACTCGCTAACACTTTTTTTAACAAGATTTTAGCCctggttagttcatctcgggacccacgctttattttccTTCTGAAGgatgaactcacattttgtgagtttatcgggagtgggattaggtctcaggtcctcggcgtgatagtcacgtgctttaaccttcACACCGGATCCGCCCCACACGCTTAAACTTTATTCAATTGCGGGTTCAGTCATGCAAAAGAGCATGAGGATCTGCACCCTCGCacactatgtctgaaccagctacttacttactactttcagtcctgagcacccacggtagTGAATAGGGCCGAGTTAAAAGatgtccatcctgggcgattgctttCCATCGccatgacctgtggccaggtcaaatttctgttgacTTGCTTTATTTCATTGCTGAGGCTGCGCTGCCACGAGCCTCTGGGTTTGCATCTGCTGCGATGTCTTGCTGAGCTCTTGTCTAACGCttacttgcagatttcgtttctgccCTTGCATAGAGTGAGGCTGATCCGCCTCCACTTTCGCTCGCTatcagcttttgatgacatcgacgataaaTGGTTGCGTCaatctgtatccggttaaggattactttgcagagaactttgagaacgatatccacttatccgcgagcggtaatggcggcggcgggcacaataaaccgattcgaattttgacgtttcttggggatcgcaatcggttgacgccaccaaacggtgggggaaggggtgaggaggagaatgaaactgttttgactttcccccatgaaacgtcaaaatccgaaccggttggatatgcccgccgctgccattaccgctcgcggataagtggatacagtaacatgatgcccgccAATTATCACATACAGTCAGGTTACCCTTTTTGggtagacgccttgcatccagtgctgtcatggtaaaatcagagccggTTACTCCATGTTTCCAAATTGAAGCGCCTCCTATACGTGTACGCCCCCAAGGAAATCACCATGGAAGGAAAGGGAATGACCATTattattttacgatttttttctgtAACTATCGCGGAAGGAatattcttgcaggaactccgTTCATGatcttgcaagaattcttcttaaaagttttagaaaatttttccttAATAACCTCCAGGGACTCCACTATAATTTtggggattctttgaggatttatctAAAAGTCTCTGGAATTTATACAGAAAGAAGATTCGCGgagattttagcaagaattcctctgaagatttattCTGGTATCCCTTAGAAATGCACTCCTGTCCTTtgaaagatttctttgaaaatttctccagagattctttcaggaattcccataTAAATTATGTTtggcacttcttcaggagtttctccagaaatttctcacaaaAATAATCTTGGAACTGATCCacagattccctcagaaatttctttcaaaattccttgtgggatttcatgagggattcttttggaaaacaATTCAAATACTGCTACATAAGTATGCTTATATTCTTTCATGtttttcttcaaacaattttgcAGGAACTCCCCCAGAATTATTTTTCAGGAGATATTTTTAGTATATCATCgaaattttttctagatattatgaagaaaatcttctagaaatttctccaggggtttctccaggaattcctccaaattatAAATGAACCAGCCACGGCCTAAAAATCTCCTTAATATAgctaatattaataataattcctccaaactttctttcaaaagatgcaattcattGGGCAGCTTTTTCACAAAGATTTGGaaaatctatcagaaattcctcaagggtttccCATGTATTTCAATAATCATTGCTTGAACTTCTCCAGAGGTTGGTTCAGGTGTTATTAGGGGATTCTCTCGGGCATTCATTTGGAAATGCCACTATaatattctcaagagattcttctgtaacttccttcaagggtttctccagttgttccttcaggattcagattcctttagaaattatttgttCAATGTTCAATGggtccctaaagaattcctccagaattttttaatgagtctgcaggatttccttttgAATTTTGTCAGGTAGTAGTTTGGATTTTTGTATACAAATCTATCACCCATTTAttgatggatttcttcaagaattccaccatgcGATATCTACAGaccatttttaagagatttcacCAGATCTACCTCaacggattttttcagaaatccttccggaggtttctcaaacattttattcTTCTGAATTACTTGTATATTTCGTCCATTTGTCTCAAACAATATTCCCAGAGAATAAAATGGGTATTATTCCAGGTATTATTCTAGGCATTATCCaaagcattcatccagggattgctcttaagataacttcagaaattgcatcTGGATTTTTCGTCCAGGAATGCCTTTAAAAAGTTTGAAgagtttcttctaggagtttccaaaAGTTTTTGAGTCATTTCTTGCGACAACAAACATTTCTGAgaattctcaaggagttccttaatGCATTCTCCAGTTGTTGTTGTGCAATTAATGAAAGAACTTTtgcaaaattcttggagaaatatcggaacagattaaaaccataaaaaaaaagaaatactcCTATaacaaacttttgaaggaatcctttgtcAAAATTCTTGAAATCCCCTTAAATTCTGAAGAAGTATCTGGATTACTCCGGtatttccctgaaggaatttcagaaggaataccagcagaaatttttgaaagaaaccttCAAGAGTACCGTAATCAGTAAGGCGGACTTTTCCCTGTACTGTCATCTGCACCTCTCATTCTCTAAACGTATGGGCACACTTCAGCAAAACTCCGCATTCAAATactaggttttttggtagtgcggaaatcttcagtagaatccctttATAAATTTAGGA contains the following coding sequences:
- the LOC134286747 gene encoding cuticle protein 7-like, giving the protein MAFKFVALFAVLAVASAGVVPVQQLHTSYHEPAHIAYHHEPQPTLLKTVAQPTYVKTIAQPTIVKTIAQPTLVKQVELHDDHNAQYDFSYGVHDEHTGDIKDQHETRHGDQVHGQYSLIDSDGHKRTVEYTADDHNGFNAVVHREPTDIKIPQPVHKIAIAQPVAKVIAQPAYVHAAPAVAHYHAPAPTTVIKTAGLSHY